The Brachyhypopomus gauderio isolate BG-103 chromosome 12, BGAUD_0.2, whole genome shotgun sequence genome window below encodes:
- the ptprc gene encoding receptor-type tyrosine-protein phosphatase C isoform X36 — MDKTGNQTTSFTPSNTLQSLRTSTNMSVSPGDPSSTAPASTHPPSNSTPNTPVGTGDSLTTHPATTTPAPASTHPPSNSTPNTPVGTGDSLTTHPATTTPAPASTHPPSNSTPNTPVGTDTIATNLSPLTTSQHTVVSMDKTGNQTTSFTPSNTLQSLRTSTNMSVSPGDPSSTAPASTHPPSNSTPNIPAGTGDPSSTAPASTHPPSNSTPNTPVGTGDSLTTHPATTTPAPASTHPPSNSTPNTPVGTDNNTDTTSPLNSSHQHSQSTHETTIQTQPSQSPQLAAIHVPTDITSNKTSATTQPPSNSTLNTPASTETTDSSCNTVKINPTLPTHMPATKGNKEPSPANIDPVILSTPSTSPSTSHSTSTSTATSHSTSTATSPSTSTSTATSHSTSPSTATSPSTATSPSTAISPSTAISPSTATSPSPSTSPSTTTSTSPSLSTSPSTATSPSPSTSPSPALMTTQRGSSSKECQYSINAIYQENTKQYEVNVKVENKVQNQNYSVILKNSSGGTIQEMIFNGTVYNIPFSILKPCETYTVSLDHNCTAPDKNNTILTKPWIAELPVVNFTRNIESKFKWTNKPEECSETATFRCTFNENNEFNENQTVYLEPYRNDTCTVMYPSGNFTRNFSVSFTCDLNKSEANVTVNNKSIDVQWNLTSSNCDNTKFTYTVTCETSTQNKVVHKTCSEEIHSKKLCTVEGLTYDDKYKCKFKAMYDDRKINYEHEKEIKTPSGQPKIHGLQTKNLDDNNAFQVTFSIEWNGKPRECCLKLNIDKPICNDTKINNCSFNLMNLYYFTNYTITVYAKNAGNITSVSVFTSHSTRYNYNAVFGFLVILIIITSLALLFVMYKIFNLQRRQSREVYETDHLLPLENLLHVEPISGDALVETYRKKIADEGRLFMEEFQSIPRIFSNYTVKEAKKAENQTKNRYVDILPYDYNRVSLSSGGKHDYINASFIEGYKESNKYIAAQGPKEETVEDFWRMVWEQKSSIIVMVTRCEEGNKNKCAQYWPSMERETEIFEDFVVKIKLEEKCPDYIIRQLSLMNRKEKTAERDVTHIQFMSWPDHGVPGDPGLLLKLRRRVNSFKNIFSGPIVVHCSAGVGRTGTYIGIDAMIESLESEGRVDIYGYVAKLRRQRCLMVQVEAQYVLIHTALIEYNQFGETEIPLTDFHSAVHTLKQKEGNEPSLLELEYHKLPRFKHWRLSNTAGSEENKKKNRSSIVPYDYNRVLVKLEEEDSRNSDGDDEEEYSSDEDDETTTKYINASYVDGYWCPKSLITAQGPLDNTVEDFLRMLHQKQVPAVVMLSDCTENDKEFCIQYWAEEKRSFGEMEVEVKETESTPTYIRRHLQIRNTKGKESLMTEQYHFLKWAGHELPANPLDLIDMMRSIRLKVGPGNNANAPIVVHCNDGSSRSGIFCTLWKLLDSADTEKLVDVFQMAKSMRKERLGMFTTLEQYQFLYEALQAAFPVQNGEVKKTIPSHDTVQVINEENGTTNAGQKEAAKSQTPENQAVAPPENQAVTPPENQAVTPPENQAVTPPENQAVTPPENQAVEKPDTASPSSEEGSSESSSVPEKAPSESTTNGPSVNVDI; from the exons ATGGATAAAACAGGAAATCAGACTACATCCTTTACTCCATCTAATACCTTACAATCACTGCGTACATCAACAAACATGAGTGTTTCACCTg GTGACCCCTCAAGTACGGCCCCTGCttccacacatccaccctcaaacaGCACTCCCAACACCCCTGTCGGTACAG GTGACTCCTTAACCACACATCCTGCTACCACTACTCCTGCCCCTGCttccacacatccaccctcaaacaGCACTCCCAACACCCCTGTCGGTACAG GTGACTCCTTAACCACACATCCTGCTACCACTACTCCTGCCCCTGCttccacacatccaccctcaaacaGCACTCCCAACACCCCTGTCGGTACAG ACACAATTGCAACCAACCTTTctccactcaccacctcacaaCACACAGTTGTATCCATGGATAAAACAGGAAATCAGACTACATCCTTTACTCCATCTAATACCTTACAATCACTGCGTACATCAACAAACATGAGTGTTTCACCTg GTGACCCCTCAAGTACGGCCCCTGCttccacacatccaccctcaaacaGCACTCCCAACATCCCTGCCGGTACAG GTGACCCCTCAAGTACGGCCCCTGCttccacacatccaccctcaaacaGCACTCCCAACACCCCTGTCGGTACAG GTGACTCCTTAACCACACATCCTGCTACCACTACTCCTGCCCCTGCttccacacatccaccctcaaacaGCACTCCCAACACCCCTGTCGGTACAG ACAACAATACAGACACCACTTCTCCACTCAACTCCTCACACCAACACTCACAAAGCACTCATGAAACAACAATCCAGACTCAACCCTCACAATCACCGCAATTAGCAGCCATACATGTCCCTACAG ATATCACCTCAAACAAGACCTCTGCTACCACACAGCCACCCTCAAACAGCACTCTCAACACCCCTGCCAGTACAG AGACCACTGACTCCTCATGCAACACAGTCAAAATTAACCCCACCTtacccacacacatgcctgcCACAAAAGGTAACAAAG AGCCCTCACCCGCAAACATTGACCCAGTGATCCTTAGCACACCCTCAACCTCACCCTCAACCTCACACTCAACCTCAACCTCAACCGCAACCTCACACTCAACCTCAACCGCAACCTCACCCTCAACCTCAACCTCAACCGCAACCTCACACTCAACCTCACCCTCAACCGCAACCTCACCCTCAACCGCAACCTCACCCTCAACCGCAATCTCACCCTCAACCGCAATCTCACCCTCAACCgcaacctcaccctcaccctcaacctcaccctcaaccacaacctcaacctcaccctcactctcaacctcaccctcaactgcaacctcaccctcaccctcaacctcaccctcacctgcACTCATGACTACCCAAAGAG GTTCTTCCTCCAAAGAAT GTCAATACAGTATCAATGCAATATATCAGGAAAATACAAAGCAATATGAAGTGAATGTTAAAGTGGAAAATAAAGTGCAAAATCAAAACTACTCTGTGATACTAAAGAACAGTTCTGGTGGGACCATTCAAGAAATGATTTTCAATGGGACTGTTTACAATATACCATTTAGTATATTGAAGCCTTGCGAAACATATACTGTCAGTTTGGACCATAACTGTACAGCACCGGATAAGAACAACACGATCCTGACCAAACCCTGGA TTGCAGAGCTGCCTGTTGTCAATTTTACCAGAAACATAGAATCCAAGTTTAAGTGGACAAACAAGCCTGAAGAATGCAGTGAAACGGCCACGTTCAGATGCACCTTCAACG aaaaCAATGAATTTAATGAAAATCAAACTGTTTATTTGGAGCCTTACCGTAATGACACATGTACTGTGATGTACCCTTCTGGGAATTTCACCCGGAATTTTTCAGTTAGTTTTACATGTG ATTTGAACAAAAGTGAAGCGAACGTGACAGTAAATAACAAAAGTATTGATGTACAATGGAATTTAACAAGCTCAAATTGTGACAATACAAAGTTTACCTATACTGTTACATGTGAAACATCCACACAAAATAAAG TAGTCCATAAAACATGCTCTGAAGAGATCCACTCTAAGAAGCTTTGTACTGTCGAAGGACTGACATACGATGACAAATACAAATGCAAATTCAAGGCAATGTATGATGACAGGAAAATAAATTATGAGCATGAAAAGGAAATTAAAACACCGTCTGGAC agCCTAAAATTCATGGATTACAAACAAAGAATCTGGATGACAATAATGCCTTTCAAGTGACATTTTCCATTGAATGGAATGGGAAACCAAGGGAATGCTGTCTTAAGCTCAACATAGACAAGCCGATATGTAATGATACAAAGATTAATAATTGTTCCTTCAATTTAATGAACCTCTACTACTTTACAAACTATACAATTACG GTCTATGCTAAAAATGCCGGAAATATTACAAGTGTTTCTGTTTTTACAAGCCATTCAACTAGAT ACAATTATAATGCTGTTTTTGGATTCCTGGTCATCCTCATTATTATCACATCTCTTGCCCTCCTGTTCGTCATGTACAAAATCTTTAATCTTCAGAGGAGGCAGTCAAG AGAAGTTTATGAGACGGATCACCTTCTTCCTCTAG AAAACCTGCTCCATGTGGAACCCATCAGTGGTGACGCTCTGGTGGAGACTTACAGGAAGAAGATCGCTGATGAAGGACGCTTGTTCATGGAGGAGTTCCAG AGCATTCCACGAATCTTCTCAAATTACACCGTCAAAGAGGCCAAGAAAGCAGAGAACCAAACAAAGAACCGCTATGTGGACATTCTCCCCT ATGACTATAATCGCGTCTCCCTCTCTAGTGGAGGAAAACATGACTACATTAATGCCAGTTTTATTGAG GGTTACAAGGAGTCCAACAAGTACATAGCGGCCCAGG GTCCCAAGGAGGAGACAGTGGAAGATTTTTGGAGAATGGTTTGGGAGCAAAAGTCATCTATCATCGTCATGGTTACCCGCTGCGAGGAAGGGAACAAG AACAAATGTGCTCAGTACTGGCCATCGATGGAGAGGGAAACGGAGATTTTTGAAGACTTTGTTGTGAAGATCAAGCTCGAGGAAAAGTGCCCGGACTACATCATACGACAACTCAGCCTGATGAAT CGTAAAGAGAAGACAGCAGAGCGTGATGTCACACATATCCAGTTCATGAGCTGGCCCGACCACGGCGTGCCCGGCGACCCCGGTCTGCTGCTCAAACTGCGCCGGAGGGTCAACTCCTTCAAAAACATCTTCAGTGGCCCCATCGTTGTCCACTGCAG TGCCGGGGTGGGCCGCACCGGCACCTACATCGGCATCGACGCCATGATAGAGAGTCTGGAGTCCGAGGGCCGTGTGGATATCTACGGCTACGTGGCCAAACTGCGTCGCCAGAGGTGCCTCATGGTTCAAGTGGAG GCACAGTACGTCCTCATCCACACTGCGCTGATCGAGTACAACCAGTTTGGTGAGACGGAGATCCCACTGACTGACTTTCATTCAGCGGTCCACACTCTGAAACAGAAGGAAGGCAACGAGCCCAGTCTGCTGGAACTAGAGTATCAT AAACTGCCGAGGTTTAAACACTGGAGGTTATCAAACACAGCAGGCTCTGAGGAGAACAAGAAGAAGAATCGTTCCTCTATCGTTCCAT ATGACTACAACAGAGTGCTGGTGAAACTGGAGGAAGAAGATAGCCGGAACAGCGATGGCGATGATGAGGAGGAATATTCCTCCGACGAAGATGACGAAACGACCACCAAATACATCAATGCCTCTTACGTGGAT GGCTACTGGTGTCCAAAGAGCCTCATCACTGCGCAGGGCCCTCTGGACAATACAGTCGAGGACTTCCTGCGGATGCTCCACCAGAAACAGGTTCCAGCTGTGGTCATGCTCTCAGACTGCACGGAAAACGACAAG GAGTTCTGCATTCAGTACTGGGCGGAGGAGAAGAGATCGtttggagagatggaggtggaggtcaaAGAGACTGAAAGTACGCCTACATACATCAGACGTCATCTACAGATACGGAACACAAAG GGCAAAGAGAGTCTCATGACAGAGCAGTACCACTTCCTGAAATGGGCGGGGCATGAGCTACCAGCCAACCCTCTCGACTTGATTGACATGATGAGGAGCATTAGGCTGAAAGTTGGTCCTGGCAACAACGCAAACGCCCCCATTGTGGTTCACTGCAA TGACGGTTCCTCGCGTTCTGGAATCTTCTGCACACTGTGGAAGCTTCTGGACAGTGCGGACACGGAGAAGCTGGTGGACGTCTTTCAGATGGCGAAATCCATGCGCAAGGAACGTCTGGGCATGTTCACCACGCTG GAGCAGTACCAGTTCCTCTATGAAGCTCTCCAGGCAGCTTTCCCTGTGCAGAACGGCGAGGTGAAGAAGACCATACCCTCTCATGACACTGTGCAGGTCATCAATGAAGAGAATGGTACTACCAATGCAGGCCAGAAGGAGGCAGCAAAGAGCCAGACTCCTGAGAACCAAGCAGTCGCTCCTCCTGAGAACCAAGCTGTTACTCCTCCTGAGAACCAGGCTGTTACTCCTCCTGAGAACCAGGCAGTTACTCCTCCTGAGAACCAGGCAGTTACTCCTCCTGAGAACCAGGCAGTTGAGAAACCAGACACTGCCTCACCATCGTCTGAAGAGGGCAGCAGTGAATCAAGCTCCGTACCAGAGAAAGCCCCCAGTGAAAGTACCACCAATGGCCCCTCTGTTAATGTAGACATATAA
- the ptprc gene encoding receptor-type tyrosine-protein phosphatase C isoform X25 gives MILLVIDTIATKLSPLTTSQHTVVSMDKSGNQTTSFTPSNTLQSLRTSTNMSVSPGDPSSTAPASTHPPSNSTPNIPAGTGDPSSTAPASTHPPSNSTPNTPVGTGDPSSTAPASTHPPSNSTPNIPAGTGDPSSTAPASTHPPSNSTPNTPVGTDTIATNLSPLTTSQHTVVSMDKTGNQTTSFTPSNTLQSLRTSTNMSVSPGDPSSTAPASTHPPSNSTPNTPVGTGDSLTTHPATTTPAPASTHPPSNSTPNTPVGTGDSLTTHPATTTPAPASTHPPSNSTPNTPVGTDTIATNLSPLTTSQHTVVSMDKTGNQTTSFTPSNTLQSLRTSTNMSVSPGDPSSTAPASTHPPSNSTPNIPADITSNKTSATTQPPSNSTLNTPASTETTDSSCNTVKINPTLPTHMPATKGNKEPSPANIDPVILSTPSTSPSTSHSTSTSTATSHSTSTATSPSTSTSTATSHSTSPSTATSPSTATSPSTAISPSTAISPSTATSPSPSTSPSTTTSTSPSLSTSPSTATSPSPSTSPSPALMTTQRGSSSKECQYSINAIYQENTKQYEVNVKVENKVQNQNYSVILKNSSGGTIQEMIFNGTVYNIPFSILKPCETYTVSLDHNCTAPDKNNTILTKPWIAELPVVNFTRNIESKFKWTNKPEECSETATFRCTFNENNEFNENQTVYLEPYRNDTCTVMYPSGNFTRNFSVSFTCDLNKSEANVTVNNKSIDVQWNLTSSNCDNTKFTYTVTCETSTQNKVVHKTCSEEIHSKKLCTVEGLTYDDKYKCKFKAMYDDRKINYEHEKEIKTPSGQPKIHGLQTKNLDDNNAFQVTFSIEWNGKPRECCLKLNIDKPICNDTKINNCSFNLMNLYYFTNYTITVYAKNAGNITSVSVFTSHSTRYNYNAVFGFLVILIIITSLALLFVMYKIFNLQRRQSREVYETDHLLPLENLLHVEPISGDALVETYRKKIADEGRLFMEEFQSIPRIFSNYTVKEAKKAENQTKNRYVDILPYDYNRVSLSSGGKHDYINASFIEGYKESNKYIAAQGPKEETVEDFWRMVWEQKSSIIVMVTRCEEGNKNKCAQYWPSMERETEIFEDFVVKIKLEEKCPDYIIRQLSLMNRKEKTAERDVTHIQFMSWPDHGVPGDPGLLLKLRRRVNSFKNIFSGPIVVHCSAGVGRTGTYIGIDAMIESLESEGRVDIYGYVAKLRRQRCLMVQVEAQYVLIHTALIEYNQFGETEIPLTDFHSAVHTLKQKEGNEPSLLELEYHKLPRFKHWRLSNTAGSEENKKKNRSSIVPYDYNRVLVKLEEEDSRNSDGDDEEEYSSDEDDETTTKYINASYVDGYWCPKSLITAQGPLDNTVEDFLRMLHQKQVPAVVMLSDCTENDKEFCIQYWAEEKRSFGEMEVEVKETESTPTYIRRHLQIRNTKGKESLMTEQYHFLKWAGHELPANPLDLIDMMRSIRLKVGPGNNANAPIVVHCNDGSSRSGIFCTLWKLLDSADTEKLVDVFQMAKSMRKERLGMFTTLEQYQFLYEALQAAFPVQNGEVKKTIPSHDTVQVINEENGTTNAGQKEAAKSQTPENQAVAPPENQAVTPPENQAVTPPENQAVTPPENQAVTPPENQAVEKPDTASPSSEEGSSESSSVPEKAPSESTTNGPSVNVDI, from the exons ATGATTCTTCTGGTCATAGACACAATTGCAACCAAACTTTctccactcaccacctcacaaCACACAGTTGTATCCATGGATAAATCAGGAAATCAGACTACATCCTTTACTCCATCTAATACCTTACAATCACTGCGTACATCAACAAACATGAGTGTTTCACCTg GTGACCCCTCAAGTACGGCCCCTGCttccacacatccaccctcaaacaGCACTCCCAACATCCCTGCCGGTACAG GTGACCCCTCAAGTACGGCCCCTGCttccacacatccaccctcaaacaGCACTCCCAACACCCCTGTCGGTACAG GTGACCCCTCAAGTACGGCCCCTGCttccacacatccaccctcaaacaGCACTCCCAACATCCCTGCCGGTACAG GTGACCCCTCAAGTACGGCCCCTGCttccacacatccaccctcaaacaGCACTCCCAACACCCCTGTCGGTACAG ACACAATTGCAACCAACCTTTctccactcaccacctcacaaCACACAGTTGTATCCATGGATAAAACAGGAAATCAGACTACATCCTTTACTCCATCTAATACCTTACAATCACTGCGTACATCAACAAACATGAGTGTTTCACCTg GTGACCCCTCAAGTACGGCCCCTGCttccacacatccaccctcaaacaGCACTCCCAACACCCCTGTCGGTACAG GTGACTCCTTAACCACACATCCTGCTACCACTACTCCTGCCCCTGCttccacacatccaccctcaaacaGCACTCCCAACACCCCTGTCGGTACAG GTGACTCCTTAACCACACATCCTGCTACCACTACTCCTGCCCCTGCttccacacatccaccctcaaacaGCACTCCCAACACCCCTGTCGGTACAG ACACAATTGCAACCAACCTTTctccactcaccacctcacaaCACACAGTTGTATCCATGGATAAAACAGGAAATCAGACTACATCCTTTACTCCATCTAATACCTTACAATCACTGCGTACATCAACAAACATGAGTGTTTCACCTg GTGACCCCTCAAGTACGGCCCCTGCttccacacatccaccctcaaacaGCACTCCCAACATCCCTGCCG ATATCACCTCAAACAAGACCTCTGCTACCACACAGCCACCCTCAAACAGCACTCTCAACACCCCTGCCAGTACAG AGACCACTGACTCCTCATGCAACACAGTCAAAATTAACCCCACCTtacccacacacatgcctgcCACAAAAGGTAACAAAG AGCCCTCACCCGCAAACATTGACCCAGTGATCCTTAGCACACCCTCAACCTCACCCTCAACCTCACACTCAACCTCAACCTCAACCGCAACCTCACACTCAACCTCAACCGCAACCTCACCCTCAACCTCAACCTCAACCGCAACCTCACACTCAACCTCACCCTCAACCGCAACCTCACCCTCAACCGCAACCTCACCCTCAACCGCAATCTCACCCTCAACCGCAATCTCACCCTCAACCgcaacctcaccctcaccctcaacctcaccctcaaccacaacctcaacctcaccctcactctcaacctcaccctcaactgcaacctcaccctcaccctcaacctcaccctcacctgcACTCATGACTACCCAAAGAG GTTCTTCCTCCAAAGAAT GTCAATACAGTATCAATGCAATATATCAGGAAAATACAAAGCAATATGAAGTGAATGTTAAAGTGGAAAATAAAGTGCAAAATCAAAACTACTCTGTGATACTAAAGAACAGTTCTGGTGGGACCATTCAAGAAATGATTTTCAATGGGACTGTTTACAATATACCATTTAGTATATTGAAGCCTTGCGAAACATATACTGTCAGTTTGGACCATAACTGTACAGCACCGGATAAGAACAACACGATCCTGACCAAACCCTGGA TTGCAGAGCTGCCTGTTGTCAATTTTACCAGAAACATAGAATCCAAGTTTAAGTGGACAAACAAGCCTGAAGAATGCAGTGAAACGGCCACGTTCAGATGCACCTTCAACG aaaaCAATGAATTTAATGAAAATCAAACTGTTTATTTGGAGCCTTACCGTAATGACACATGTACTGTGATGTACCCTTCTGGGAATTTCACCCGGAATTTTTCAGTTAGTTTTACATGTG ATTTGAACAAAAGTGAAGCGAACGTGACAGTAAATAACAAAAGTATTGATGTACAATGGAATTTAACAAGCTCAAATTGTGACAATACAAAGTTTACCTATACTGTTACATGTGAAACATCCACACAAAATAAAG TAGTCCATAAAACATGCTCTGAAGAGATCCACTCTAAGAAGCTTTGTACTGTCGAAGGACTGACATACGATGACAAATACAAATGCAAATTCAAGGCAATGTATGATGACAGGAAAATAAATTATGAGCATGAAAAGGAAATTAAAACACCGTCTGGAC agCCTAAAATTCATGGATTACAAACAAAGAATCTGGATGACAATAATGCCTTTCAAGTGACATTTTCCATTGAATGGAATGGGAAACCAAGGGAATGCTGTCTTAAGCTCAACATAGACAAGCCGATATGTAATGATACAAAGATTAATAATTGTTCCTTCAATTTAATGAACCTCTACTACTTTACAAACTATACAATTACG GTCTATGCTAAAAATGCCGGAAATATTACAAGTGTTTCTGTTTTTACAAGCCATTCAACTAGAT ACAATTATAATGCTGTTTTTGGATTCCTGGTCATCCTCATTATTATCACATCTCTTGCCCTCCTGTTCGTCATGTACAAAATCTTTAATCTTCAGAGGAGGCAGTCAAG AGAAGTTTATGAGACGGATCACCTTCTTCCTCTAG AAAACCTGCTCCATGTGGAACCCATCAGTGGTGACGCTCTGGTGGAGACTTACAGGAAGAAGATCGCTGATGAAGGACGCTTGTTCATGGAGGAGTTCCAG AGCATTCCACGAATCTTCTCAAATTACACCGTCAAAGAGGCCAAGAAAGCAGAGAACCAAACAAAGAACCGCTATGTGGACATTCTCCCCT ATGACTATAATCGCGTCTCCCTCTCTAGTGGAGGAAAACATGACTACATTAATGCCAGTTTTATTGAG GGTTACAAGGAGTCCAACAAGTACATAGCGGCCCAGG GTCCCAAGGAGGAGACAGTGGAAGATTTTTGGAGAATGGTTTGGGAGCAAAAGTCATCTATCATCGTCATGGTTACCCGCTGCGAGGAAGGGAACAAG AACAAATGTGCTCAGTACTGGCCATCGATGGAGAGGGAAACGGAGATTTTTGAAGACTTTGTTGTGAAGATCAAGCTCGAGGAAAAGTGCCCGGACTACATCATACGACAACTCAGCCTGATGAAT CGTAAAGAGAAGACAGCAGAGCGTGATGTCACACATATCCAGTTCATGAGCTGGCCCGACCACGGCGTGCCCGGCGACCCCGGTCTGCTGCTCAAACTGCGCCGGAGGGTCAACTCCTTCAAAAACATCTTCAGTGGCCCCATCGTTGTCCACTGCAG TGCCGGGGTGGGCCGCACCGGCACCTACATCGGCATCGACGCCATGATAGAGAGTCTGGAGTCCGAGGGCCGTGTGGATATCTACGGCTACGTGGCCAAACTGCGTCGCCAGAGGTGCCTCATGGTTCAAGTGGAG GCACAGTACGTCCTCATCCACACTGCGCTGATCGAGTACAACCAGTTTGGTGAGACGGAGATCCCACTGACTGACTTTCATTCAGCGGTCCACACTCTGAAACAGAAGGAAGGCAACGAGCCCAGTCTGCTGGAACTAGAGTATCAT AAACTGCCGAGGTTTAAACACTGGAGGTTATCAAACACAGCAGGCTCTGAGGAGAACAAGAAGAAGAATCGTTCCTCTATCGTTCCAT ATGACTACAACAGAGTGCTGGTGAAACTGGAGGAAGAAGATAGCCGGAACAGCGATGGCGATGATGAGGAGGAATATTCCTCCGACGAAGATGACGAAACGACCACCAAATACATCAATGCCTCTTACGTGGAT GGCTACTGGTGTCCAAAGAGCCTCATCACTGCGCAGGGCCCTCTGGACAATACAGTCGAGGACTTCCTGCGGATGCTCCACCAGAAACAGGTTCCAGCTGTGGTCATGCTCTCAGACTGCACGGAAAACGACAAG GAGTTCTGCATTCAGTACTGGGCGGAGGAGAAGAGATCGtttggagagatggaggtggaggtcaaAGAGACTGAAAGTACGCCTACATACATCAGACGTCATCTACAGATACGGAACACAAAG GGCAAAGAGAGTCTCATGACAGAGCAGTACCACTTCCTGAAATGGGCGGGGCATGAGCTACCAGCCAACCCTCTCGACTTGATTGACATGATGAGGAGCATTAGGCTGAAAGTTGGTCCTGGCAACAACGCAAACGCCCCCATTGTGGTTCACTGCAA TGACGGTTCCTCGCGTTCTGGAATCTTCTGCACACTGTGGAAGCTTCTGGACAGTGCGGACACGGAGAAGCTGGTGGACGTCTTTCAGATGGCGAAATCCATGCGCAAGGAACGTCTGGGCATGTTCACCACGCTG GAGCAGTACCAGTTCCTCTATGAAGCTCTCCAGGCAGCTTTCCCTGTGCAGAACGGCGAGGTGAAGAAGACCATACCCTCTCATGACACTGTGCAGGTCATCAATGAAGAGAATGGTACTACCAATGCAGGCCAGAAGGAGGCAGCAAAGAGCCAGACTCCTGAGAACCAAGCAGTCGCTCCTCCTGAGAACCAAGCTGTTACTCCTCCTGAGAACCAGGCTGTTACTCCTCCTGAGAACCAGGCAGTTACTCCTCCTGAGAACCAGGCAGTTACTCCTCCTGAGAACCAGGCAGTTGAGAAACCAGACACTGCCTCACCATCGTCTGAAGAGGGCAGCAGTGAATCAAGCTCCGTACCAGAGAAAGCCCCCAGTGAAAGTACCACCAATGGCCCCTCTGTTAATGTAGACATATAA